One Streptosporangium sp. NBC_01495 DNA window includes the following coding sequences:
- a CDS encoding serine/threonine protein kinase, whose translation MTEPLTEEDPPRLGSFELIGRLGEGGQGIVYLGRGPGGEQVAVKLLHHGLTGDPEARARFLREVSVAQRVARFCTAAVLHADLAGSRPYIVSEYVPGPSLRLLVDREGPRRGASLERLAVSTATALSAIHRAGILHRDFKPANVLMGPEGPVVIDFGIARALDSPGMTATGVAMGTPSYFAPEQLGSDEVTPAADVFAWGVTMVFAATGTPAFGQDSIAVVINRILHAQPELGTLEGPLRDLIAASLSKDPALRPTAEQLVSHLMGAGPTTPVPRPAAPFPGPGQASGPVPGSSHTLGPFHAPGTGVGPTSGTVSGIGIGHTTVPGTGTTARQGGHGVHGQAGPPANGPGQGGPWPSRPEQGGSGQNSQGPGETKAPRPVGLLLTGVAVVAALGMAAGAVVLLQDDEKVAAAAPAVSEVAEPEPTLVPDALEESPEPSETASERAEDTEVVSSITPPPSRRTGQPSSRPAGDPVPAAEKPTRKPSRSPSQTPEPTVTTAEPTPPAKPTASTRPSTTPKPSSSPKPTSKPTTAKPTVKPTAQPSQKPNPYTATGVCGSGYKVVDSRALGSAATVYLLYNTGEGKNCVVTMSKYVFPSKIAMNAILQVKGGSSGSNPGSFTVYAGPIRLPAAKKCVIWGGSHGSLSWKSGWSHCG comes from the coding sequence GTGACAGAGCCGCTCACCGAGGAGGATCCACCGAGGCTGGGCTCGTTCGAACTGATCGGACGGCTTGGCGAGGGTGGCCAGGGGATCGTCTATCTCGGGCGGGGGCCCGGGGGCGAGCAGGTCGCCGTCAAGCTCCTGCACCACGGGCTGACCGGTGACCCCGAGGCCAGGGCCCGCTTCCTGCGCGAGGTGTCGGTCGCGCAGCGGGTGGCCAGGTTCTGCACCGCGGCCGTGCTCCACGCGGACCTCGCCGGCAGCCGCCCGTACATCGTGAGCGAGTACGTCCCGGGACCGTCCCTGCGCCTGCTGGTCGACCGGGAGGGGCCCCGGCGCGGCGCCTCCCTGGAGCGTCTCGCCGTCAGTACGGCCACCGCGCTGTCGGCGATCCACCGCGCGGGCATCCTGCACCGCGACTTCAAACCCGCCAACGTGCTGATGGGCCCCGAGGGCCCGGTGGTGATCGACTTCGGCATCGCCAGGGCGCTGGACTCCCCGGGGATGACGGCGACCGGGGTGGCGATGGGCACCCCGTCCTACTTCGCGCCCGAGCAGCTCGGTTCCGACGAGGTGACGCCCGCGGCCGACGTGTTCGCCTGGGGCGTCACGATGGTCTTCGCCGCGACCGGTACGCCCGCGTTCGGCCAGGACTCCATCGCCGTCGTGATCAACCGGATCCTGCACGCGCAGCCGGAGCTGGGCACGTTGGAGGGGCCGCTGCGCGACCTGATCGCGGCCAGCCTGTCCAAGGACCCGGCCCTGCGCCCCACCGCCGAACAGCTCGTCAGCCACCTGATGGGCGCGGGCCCGACCACCCCGGTCCCCCGCCCGGCCGCCCCCTTCCCCGGACCGGGCCAGGCGTCCGGTCCCGTGCCCGGCTCCTCCCACACCCTCGGTCCCTTCCACGCCCCCGGCACCGGCGTCGGCCCCACGTCCGGCACCGTGTCCGGCATCGGCATCGGGCACACGACCGTACCCGGGACCGGGACGACCGCGCGACAGGGTGGACACGGCGTACATGGCCAGGCCGGACCACCGGCGAACGGCCCCGGCCAGGGCGGACCGTGGCCCAGCAGACCGGAACAGGGCGGATCAGGACAGAACAGCCAGGGGCCCGGCGAGACGAAGGCGCCCCGGCCGGTGGGACTCCTGCTCACCGGGGTGGCGGTGGTGGCCGCGCTCGGCATGGCCGCCGGGGCCGTGGTGCTTCTCCAGGACGACGAGAAGGTCGCGGCGGCGGCCCCCGCCGTGTCGGAGGTCGCGGAGCCGGAGCCGACGCTCGTCCCCGACGCCCTGGAGGAGTCTCCCGAGCCCTCGGAAACGGCCTCGGAGAGGGCGGAGGACACCGAGGTGGTCTCCTCGATCACGCCTCCCCCGTCCCGGCGCACCGGGCAGCCGTCCTCACGGCCGGCCGGAGATCCGGTCCCCGCCGCGGAGAAGCCGACGCGGAAGCCCAGCAGGTCCCCCTCGCAGACTCCCGAGCCGACGGTCACCACCGCCGAGCCGACCCCGCCCGCCAAGCCGACGGCCTCGACACGGCCGAGCACCACTCCCAAGCCCTCGTCGTCCCCGAAGCCGACGTCCAAGCCCACCACCGCGAAACCGACAGTGAAGCCCACCGCTCAGCCGTCCCAGAAGCCCAACCCCTACACGGCCACCGGTGTCTGCGGAAGCGGCTACAAGGTGGTCGACTCCAGGGCCCTGGGCAGCGCGGCGACCGTCTACCTTCTCTACAACACCGGCGAGGGCAAAAACTGCGTCGTCACCATGTCCAAGTACGTGTTCCCCTCCAAGATCGCGATGAACGCGATCCTCCAGGTGAAAGGCGGCTCCAGCGGGAGCAACCCCGGTAGCTTCACCGTCTACGCGGGCCCGATACGGCTCCCCGCCGCCAAGAAGTGCGTCATCTGGGGCGGCTCGCACGGATCACTGTCATGGAAGAGCGGCTGGAGCCACTGCGGCTGA
- a CDS encoding FAD-binding oxidoreductase, which yields MTAIPELVAALAPEKVLTDPDVTDSYARDRTFLEPGRPLAVVLAHTRDDVVAVMRWATEHRVPVVPRGAGTGLAGGATAVEGCVVLALHRMAAIRELSPADEMAVVEPGVITADLDRAAREHGLMYAPDPSSYEISTIGGNLATNAGGLRCVKYGVTRDSAMGLEVVLADGRVINTGRRTVKGVTGYDLTGLFVGSEGTLGVITAATVRLRRAPSVYPATIAAEFTSLRDAAAAVSAIIAAGCQPSLMEMLDRNTLKAIDDWRNIGLEESTRAMLIAQSDAVDGPAVSERMAELCTANGAAFVAVSSSAQEAEELIGVRRMAYQAKERLGKCLVEDVCVPRSLLSHMIEKIEAIAVKHDVLISTVAHAGDGNLHPVFIFDHALTEPPPEVWAAADELFRETLEVGGTLTGEHGVGLLKRRWLALETGPVTEEIHHGIKRVFDPLGILNPGKAI from the coding sequence GTGACCGCTATCCCCGAACTCGTCGCCGCGCTCGCACCGGAGAAGGTGCTGACCGACCCCGACGTGACCGACTCCTACGCACGGGACCGGACCTTCCTGGAGCCGGGCAGGCCGCTGGCCGTGGTGCTGGCGCACACCAGGGACGACGTGGTCGCCGTGATGAGATGGGCCACCGAGCACCGGGTGCCCGTGGTGCCCAGGGGAGCCGGGACCGGCCTGGCGGGCGGGGCGACCGCCGTCGAGGGATGCGTCGTGCTGGCGCTGCACAGGATGGCGGCCATCAGGGAGCTCTCCCCCGCCGACGAGATGGCCGTGGTCGAGCCGGGCGTCATCACCGCCGACCTGGACCGGGCCGCCCGCGAGCACGGGCTGATGTACGCCCCCGACCCCTCCTCGTACGAGATCTCCACCATCGGCGGCAACCTCGCCACCAACGCGGGCGGGCTGCGGTGCGTGAAGTACGGCGTGACCCGCGACTCGGCGATGGGCCTGGAGGTCGTGCTCGCTGACGGGCGGGTGATCAACACCGGCAGGCGCACCGTGAAGGGCGTGACGGGGTACGACCTGACCGGGCTGTTCGTCGGCTCCGAGGGGACGCTCGGGGTCATCACCGCGGCGACGGTGCGGCTGCGCAGGGCTCCGTCGGTCTACCCGGCGACGATCGCGGCCGAGTTCACCTCCCTCAGGGACGCCGCCGCCGCCGTCTCGGCGATCATCGCGGCCGGATGCCAGCCGTCGCTGATGGAGATGCTCGACCGCAACACGCTCAAGGCCATCGACGACTGGCGGAACATCGGGCTGGAGGAGTCGACCCGGGCGATGCTGATCGCGCAGTCGGACGCGGTGGACGGCCCCGCGGTCTCCGAGCGCATGGCCGAGCTCTGCACCGCCAACGGCGCGGCCTTCGTGGCCGTATCGTCGTCGGCGCAGGAGGCCGAGGAGCTGATCGGGGTCCGGCGGATGGCCTACCAGGCCAAGGAGCGGCTGGGCAAGTGCCTGGTGGAGGACGTGTGCGTGCCGCGTTCCCTGCTGTCGCACATGATCGAGAAGATCGAGGCGATCGCCGTCAAACACGACGTGCTGATCTCCACGGTCGCCCACGCGGGCGACGGCAACCTGCACCCGGTCTTCATCTTCGACCACGCCCTGACCGAGCCGCCGCCGGAGGTGTGGGCGGCGGCCGACGAACTCTTCAGGGAGACCCTGGAGGTGGGGGGCACGCTCACCGGCGAGCACGGCGTCGGGCTGCTGAAACGGCGCTGGCTGGCGCTGGAGACCGGTCCGGTCACCGAGGAGATCCACCACGGGATCAAGCGGGTCTTCGACCCGCTCGGCATCCTCAACCCCGGCAAGGCCATCTGA
- a CDS encoding immune inhibitor A domain-containing protein — protein sequence MSGKVSSGGAGRRLLAIVPVLGLAVTGLAVGGASAESDTSVARYQPTAADYYINYAPPRDEPEVDDPAVPSARARKISPSKKIAEKYSEGNPVAARVLAKREAQAIKTGINPADFIFKKSKTVKTAKLLTLLVEFNDKANDDFSGFSRPGNVDSEDPAECVTEPAGTLLNGPLHNRIPNPATLSHKDNNSFWVPDFSPDHFNKMLYTKQGITQRVRTDLTDPRDGRKGIDISGFTMKNMYEEMSKGAYTVTGQASPWIKVPHSEAYYGARACGQPVQDMSGHPDNPLGAGQLAIDAVNSLVTAEPNFPWADYDIEDVGDADGDGNFAEPDGVVDHLVLVHAGKDKSSDGGAEGTYAIWAHSSAVAGGYQVPGKNVKISNYIVQPEDSGVGVFAHEYGHDLGLPDLYDTSGQASSAVDFWDLMSSGSHSGPIFQSMPAHMSIWSKWVLGWANPKVFNPGDRAGAVTIGQASRTPKLTQDGVRVNLASPPVTMVEPHSGTKTFWSNFDQEWANVKIGRDVQVPAGTDLKFRMWNNYEIEEDWDYGFVEISTDGGTTWAQQKVYTEGGALVSTGDDYTDPNKNLATFGNKKYGLTGNTDGWRHDYVDLAPFAGKTVKLRLTYNTDAAFTPRGWHVDDFALTNGTQTVWSDDLESGATGWTAGGGSFNGTTGQGWVVNDGKREVSRFYLAEWRNLDGFDKGLQYTYTTNYSRDGAWKVEKVKYNAPGLLVWFRDSNYTNNSVANGLELAPSIGAKGSLLLVDSHFDPLRRTGAAAEKDTTTLKNMNGRVQTSDAAFSFAKTYPFTECFEGPGEPFSEYCTKVAAQRGVSEFTDAKTWYPGFEARGTSLFYRDFDASTVVPSKGDQPYSTRVVNADGTPATELYGTDMGNGHVLGSGNPGDEGKALGVKLKLITPLPGDLGAIVQVTPPKK from the coding sequence TTGTCCGGCAAAGTCAGCAGCGGAGGCGCCGGCAGGCGTCTTCTCGCGATAGTTCCCGTGCTCGGCCTGGCCGTCACGGGACTGGCTGTGGGCGGTGCGTCGGCCGAGAGCGACACCTCGGTCGCGCGGTACCAGCCGACCGCGGCCGACTACTACATCAACTACGCGCCCCCGAGGGACGAGCCGGAGGTCGACGACCCCGCCGTGCCGTCGGCCAGGGCGCGCAAGATCAGCCCCTCCAAGAAGATCGCCGAGAAGTACTCGGAGGGCAACCCCGTCGCCGCGCGGGTGCTGGCGAAGCGCGAGGCCCAGGCGATCAAAACGGGGATCAACCCCGCCGACTTCATCTTCAAGAAGTCGAAGACCGTCAAGACGGCCAAGCTCCTCACGCTGCTGGTGGAGTTCAACGACAAGGCCAACGACGACTTCTCCGGCTTCTCCCGGCCCGGGAACGTCGACAGCGAGGACCCGGCCGAGTGCGTCACCGAGCCGGCGGGCACGCTGCTCAACGGCCCCCTGCACAACAGGATCCCCAACCCGGCCACCCTGTCCCACAAGGACAACAACAGCTTCTGGGTGCCCGACTTCAGCCCCGACCACTTCAACAAGATGCTCTACACCAAGCAGGGCATCACCCAGCGCGTCCGCACCGACCTGACCGACCCCCGGGACGGCCGCAAGGGCATCGACATCTCCGGCTTCACCATGAAGAACATGTACGAGGAGATGTCCAAGGGCGCCTACACGGTCACCGGGCAGGCCAGCCCGTGGATCAAGGTCCCGCACTCCGAGGCCTACTACGGCGCGCGCGCCTGCGGCCAGCCGGTGCAGGACATGAGCGGCCACCCGGACAACCCGCTCGGAGCCGGCCAGCTCGCCATCGACGCGGTGAACTCCCTGGTCACCGCCGAGCCGAACTTCCCGTGGGCCGACTACGACATCGAGGACGTCGGTGACGCCGACGGCGACGGGAACTTCGCCGAGCCCGACGGCGTGGTCGACCACCTGGTCCTGGTCCACGCGGGCAAGGACAAGTCCTCCGACGGCGGCGCCGAGGGCACCTACGCGATCTGGGCGCACTCCAGCGCGGTGGCCGGAGGCTACCAGGTGCCCGGCAAGAACGTGAAGATCTCCAACTACATCGTGCAGCCCGAGGACTCCGGCGTCGGCGTCTTCGCCCACGAGTACGGCCACGACCTGGGCCTTCCGGACCTCTACGACACCAGCGGCCAGGCCTCCTCGGCCGTCGACTTCTGGGACCTGATGTCCAGCGGCTCGCACAGCGGCCCGATCTTCCAGTCGATGCCCGCCCACATGAGCATCTGGAGCAAGTGGGTCCTCGGCTGGGCCAACCCCAAGGTCTTCAACCCCGGCGACCGCGCCGGCGCGGTGACGATCGGCCAGGCCTCGCGCACGCCCAAGCTCACCCAGGACGGCGTCAGGGTGAACCTGGCCAGCCCCCCGGTCACGATGGTGGAGCCGCACAGCGGCACCAAGACGTTCTGGTCCAACTTCGACCAGGAGTGGGCCAACGTCAAGATCGGCCGTGACGTCCAGGTGCCCGCCGGGACCGACCTGAAGTTCCGGATGTGGAACAACTACGAGATCGAGGAAGACTGGGACTACGGTTTCGTCGAGATCTCCACCGACGGCGGCACGACCTGGGCCCAGCAAAAGGTCTACACCGAGGGCGGTGCCCTGGTCTCCACCGGAGACGACTACACCGACCCCAACAAGAACCTGGCCACGTTCGGCAACAAGAAGTACGGCCTCACCGGCAACACCGACGGCTGGCGGCACGACTACGTCGACCTCGCCCCGTTCGCCGGCAAGACCGTCAAGCTGCGCCTGACCTACAACACCGACGCCGCCTTCACCCCGCGCGGCTGGCACGTCGACGACTTCGCGCTCACCAACGGCACCCAGACCGTCTGGAGCGACGACCTCGAGAGCGGCGCCACCGGCTGGACGGCAGGCGGCGGCAGCTTCAACGGCACCACCGGCCAGGGCTGGGTCGTCAACGACGGCAAGCGCGAGGTCTCCCGGTTCTATCTGGCCGAGTGGCGCAACCTCGACGGGTTCGACAAGGGCCTGCAGTACACCTACACCACCAACTACTCGCGTGATGGCGCGTGGAAGGTGGAGAAGGTCAAGTACAACGCCCCCGGCCTGCTCGTCTGGTTCCGCGACTCGAACTACACCAACAACTCGGTGGCCAACGGCCTCGAACTGGCGCCGAGCATCGGCGCCAAGGGCAGCCTGCTCCTCGTCGACTCCCACTTCGACCCGCTGCGGCGGACCGGCGCGGCGGCCGAGAAGGACACCACCACGCTCAAGAACATGAACGGCCGCGTGCAGACCTCGGATGCCGCCTTCTCCTTCGCCAAGACCTACCCCTTCACCGAGTGCTTCGAGGGGCCCGGCGAGCCCTTCAGCGAGTACTGCACCAAGGTGGCCGCGCAGCGCGGGGTCTCCGAGTTCACCGACGCCAAGACCTGGTACCCCGGGTTCGAGGCGCGCGGCACCAGCCTGTTCTACCGCGACTTCGACGCCTCGACGGTCGTCCCCTCCAAGGGCGACCAGCCGTACAGCACCCGGGTCGTCAACGCCGACGGCACCCCGGCCACCGAGCTGTACGGGACCGACATGGGCAACGGCCACGTCCTCGGCTCCGGCAACCCCGGTGACGAGGGCAAGGCGCTGGGCGTGAAGCTCAAGCTGATCACCCCGCTCCCGGGCGACCTCGGCGCGATCGTGCAGGTCACTCCGCCCAAGAAGTAG
- a CDS encoding diacylglycerol/lipid kinase family protein, whose translation MGELRSKAEHTEAIRTEGRVCVVVNTRSRRGRRHYPAVVRALRAEGFGSIRFLPVTDPARLRATLEEALADEPDLLVVGGGDGTLSAAVKHVAHRDVALGVLPLGTTNNFVRSLGVPLDLAGAIRVLRTGKVADIDLGVAGDREFANLASFGVSVEVAGKVRHGVKRFLGRAAYPLTAMTVLPGHRPFRAFLTVDGRRHELLTHQLNIANGRFHGGWQVARDISIDNGRLVAYQLGSGKRLRLLLETMVRAGSGRWRSLAGGPFVVGREMYLETDPPMAADVDGEVRLMTPITIRTVPNGLRVMVPDDFVDS comes from the coding sequence GTGGGAGAGCTTCGAAGCAAGGCCGAGCACACCGAGGCCATCCGGACCGAGGGCAGGGTCTGCGTGGTCGTCAACACGCGCTCGCGCCGAGGCCGGCGCCACTACCCCGCCGTGGTCCGCGCGCTGCGGGCCGAGGGGTTCGGCTCGATCCGCTTCCTCCCGGTCACGGATCCGGCACGCCTGCGCGCCACCCTGGAGGAGGCCCTGGCCGACGAGCCCGACCTGCTCGTCGTGGGCGGCGGCGACGGCACGCTCAGCGCCGCCGTCAAGCACGTCGCCCACCGCGACGTCGCCCTCGGGGTGCTGCCCCTGGGCACCACCAACAACTTCGTCCGCAGTCTCGGCGTCCCCCTCGACCTCGCCGGAGCCATCCGGGTCCTTCGTACGGGGAAGGTCGCCGACATCGACCTCGGCGTCGCCGGGGACCGCGAGTTCGCCAACCTGGCCAGTTTCGGGGTCTCCGTGGAGGTGGCGGGCAAGGTCAGGCACGGGGTGAAGCGCTTTCTCGGCCGCGCGGCCTACCCGCTCACGGCCATGACGGTCCTCCCGGGCCACCGGCCGTTCCGCGCCTTCCTCACCGTGGACGGGCGCCGCCACGAGCTGCTCACCCACCAGCTCAACATCGCCAACGGCCGTTTCCACGGCGGCTGGCAGGTCGCCAGGGACATCAGCATCGACAACGGGCGGCTGGTCGCGTACCAGCTCGGCTCGGGCAAGCGCCTGCGCCTGCTGCTGGAGACCATGGTCCGCGCCGGCAGCGGCCGCTGGCGCAGCCTGGCGGGCGGCCCCTTCGTCGTGGGGCGCGAGATGTACCTGGAGACCGACCCGCCGATGGCCGCCGACGTCGACGGTGAGGTCCGTCTGATGACTCCCATCACGATCCGTACCGTCCCCAACGGCCTGCGGGTGATGGTCCCCGACGACTTCGTCGACTCCTGA
- a CDS encoding CU044_5270 family protein, with product MDELTSVRDLLTEPEPSHEVIAAGRARLLAAADPFSGFSDSFEPSGPPAPGSPGDRMIRQARRGRRTAWWTALGVGLAGTAAAAALVVASSTAVHPPAPLTRLPVPDTSATARQVLLAAATAAAKAPTKGAYWVTRAISGSQRVEPGARYLIQQSRSTEMWLSRTRDRKSWRINQYLGAKPATPKDEAAWRKNGSPARWLFEDGALTGGYIPPDSRIESAPGEREASWLRGKWIGSAGHLTKGLITWAEVRAIPDTPEKLKAYLSERSGAYAAKWPGSRKEGEADPWVLQDCMEIITSLPVSPETRAAAYQLLASLPEMKSEGEVVDHLGRVGQAISYPVDTSTPQGENKVYGRNRLVIDVASGLPLSREMDALDRLADGRTYKVASFTAYEQIGWTNDPPDLPARRN from the coding sequence ATGGATGAACTGACCTCGGTTCGCGACCTGCTCACCGAGCCTGAGCCGTCCCACGAGGTGATCGCGGCGGGCCGGGCCCGGCTCCTGGCCGCCGCCGACCCCTTCTCCGGGTTCTCCGATTCCTTCGAGCCGTCCGGGCCGCCTGCCCCCGGATCGCCGGGAGACCGGATGATCCGGCAGGCGCGGCGCGGTCGCAGGACGGCCTGGTGGACCGCCCTGGGGGTGGGACTGGCCGGGACCGCGGCGGCCGCGGCCCTGGTGGTCGCCTCGTCGACCGCCGTACACCCCCCGGCACCGCTCACCCGGCTGCCGGTGCCGGACACCTCCGCCACGGCGCGGCAGGTCCTGCTCGCCGCGGCGACCGCGGCGGCCAAGGCCCCCACGAAGGGTGCCTACTGGGTCACCCGCGCCATCAGCGGATCCCAGCGCGTCGAACCTGGTGCCCGGTACCTCATCCAGCAGAGCCGCTCCACGGAGATGTGGCTGTCGCGGACGCGCGACAGGAAGAGCTGGAGGATCAACCAGTATCTCGGCGCGAAACCCGCGACGCCCAAGGACGAGGCGGCCTGGCGGAAGAACGGCTCACCGGCCCGCTGGCTGTTCGAGGACGGCGCGCTGACGGGCGGCTACATCCCCCCGGACAGCCGGATCGAGTCCGCGCCGGGAGAGCGGGAGGCGTCCTGGCTGCGCGGCAAGTGGATCGGGTCGGCGGGTCACCTGACCAAGGGGCTGATCACCTGGGCCGAGGTGCGCGCGATACCGGACACCCCGGAGAAGCTGAAGGCCTACCTGAGCGAGCGCAGCGGTGCCTACGCCGCCAAGTGGCCGGGCTCGCGGAAGGAGGGGGAGGCGGATCCGTGGGTGCTGCAGGACTGCATGGAGATCATCACCTCGCTTCCGGTCTCTCCCGAGACGCGTGCGGCGGCCTACCAGCTCCTGGCGTCCCTACCGGAGATGAAGTCCGAGGGGGAGGTCGTCGACCATCTCGGCCGGGTCGGCCAGGCGATCTCCTACCCGGTCGACACGTCCACGCCGCAGGGCGAGAACAAGGTCTACGGGAGGAACCGGCTCGTGATCGACGTGGCGAGCGGGCTGCCGCTGTCCCGGGAGATGGACGCTCTCGACCGGCTCGCGGACGGGCGGACCTACAAGGTCGCCTCGTTCACCGCGTACGAGCAGATCGGCTGGACCAACGACCCGCCCGACCTGCCCGCCCGGCGCAACTGA
- a CDS encoding RNA polymerase sigma factor — MAAPPDAPARIDDAELIERSRHRPDLFAVLYDRYFVEIHRYAAGRLGPQIADDVAAETFLVAFRKRESFDPARGTVRPWLYGIATNLVAQHRRSEMRRLEALQRAPVTGEADEGHEERVATRLAAAGVQGPLASALSGLPDGDRDVLLLVALADLSYEEVSQTLRIPFGTVGSRLNRVRRKLRAALGGVNPMIGGSDG, encoded by the coding sequence ATGGCCGCTCCCCCCGACGCGCCGGCGAGAATCGACGACGCCGAGCTGATAGAACGGTCCCGGCATCGCCCCGACCTGTTCGCGGTGCTCTACGACCGCTACTTCGTCGAGATCCACCGCTACGCCGCAGGACGGCTCGGCCCGCAGATCGCCGACGACGTCGCCGCCGAGACCTTCCTGGTCGCGTTCCGCAAGCGGGAGTCGTTCGACCCCGCCAGAGGGACGGTCCGGCCCTGGCTGTACGGCATCGCCACCAACCTGGTCGCCCAGCACCGCAGGAGCGAGATGCGCAGGCTGGAGGCCCTGCAGCGGGCGCCCGTCACCGGTGAGGCAGACGAGGGCCATGAGGAGCGGGTGGCCACCCGCCTCGCCGCCGCGGGCGTGCAGGGGCCGCTCGCGTCGGCGTTGAGCGGCCTCCCGGACGGCGACCGCGACGTCCTGCTGCTCGTCGCGCTCGCCGACCTGAGCTACGAGGAGGTCTCACAGACCCTCCGCATCCCGTTCGGCACCGTCGGCTCCCGGCTCAACCGGGTGCGCAGGAAGCTGCGCGCGGCGCTGGGCGGCGTCAACCCCATGATCGGAGGCTCCGATGGATGA
- the mads6 gene encoding methylation-associated defense system protein kinase MAD6, translating to MAQIVGGGSPVNDAERRVIAHLRDSAPDDWLLLHNIEVPRGDDTFEVDVIVLTGHSLCVIDVKGTRGRIEVAGTRWFPLRREAFGSPVAKLRGNGRALKGLLTQERRELDRVYVDSLVVLTGTDAELVDPAGRDSRHVTDLAGLIGTLSDVSRVRRGHTTDTAPYGTAIIEALNGSVRRSTAPPRFGSWEVEEQLGGDNRVTEYRAINATVPGSETVLLRVYRADPLAEEEPRAAERRLITNAYQALTRIPPHPCVVRARDFFAIDDESRFVLVLDDVHGQALHLHLTASPSTLSTAARLDVVEDMLLGLAHVHANNVIHRALSPACVLVTEEGRAMLTGFDYAKPGPRAHTVANELPNVLDTHYAAPECQAMPERMTAASDVYAAGVIAFQLLTGKLPPITPDAEPASGEAPVEVMDLLRRMRDHATHKRPAAAEVLADLRRARRPRPPEPVPRVAAPQMPAPQHLAVPADPAVPDLAVSDLAASDLAASDPRPQDVRPRHAGHPQAPDPRGPGAAGIVTADPGAADPGRPETRGPERHPRDARPQAPARYGDERPEGVPAREPLIDRLRTRFRRITGKQP from the coding sequence ATGGCACAGATCGTCGGCGGCGGGAGCCCGGTCAACGACGCCGAGCGACGGGTCATCGCACACCTGCGAGACAGCGCCCCGGACGACTGGCTGCTGCTGCACAACATCGAGGTGCCCCGGGGAGACGACACCTTCGAGGTGGACGTGATCGTCCTGACCGGCCACTCGCTCTGCGTCATCGACGTCAAGGGCACCCGCGGCCGGATCGAGGTCGCGGGGACCCGCTGGTTCCCGCTGCGGCGGGAGGCTTTCGGCTCCCCCGTCGCCAAGCTTCGCGGCAACGGGCGCGCTCTCAAGGGCCTGCTCACCCAGGAGCGACGCGAGCTGGACCGGGTCTACGTCGACAGCCTCGTGGTGCTCACCGGGACCGACGCGGAACTGGTCGACCCCGCCGGACGCGACTCACGGCACGTCACCGACCTCGCCGGGCTGATCGGCACGCTGAGCGACGTCTCCCGCGTCAGGCGCGGCCACACCACGGACACCGCGCCGTACGGTACCGCGATCATCGAGGCGCTCAACGGGAGCGTGCGGCGTTCCACGGCGCCGCCGCGCTTCGGCAGCTGGGAGGTGGAGGAGCAGCTGGGCGGCGACAACCGGGTCACCGAGTACCGCGCGATCAACGCGACGGTCCCGGGCAGCGAGACGGTCCTGCTGCGCGTCTACCGGGCCGACCCGCTGGCCGAGGAGGAGCCGAGGGCGGCCGAGCGACGGCTGATCACCAACGCCTACCAGGCTCTCACCAGGATTCCCCCGCACCCGTGCGTGGTGCGGGCCCGCGACTTCTTCGCCATCGACGACGAGAGCCGGTTCGTGCTCGTCCTCGACGACGTGCACGGCCAGGCGCTGCACCTGCACCTCACCGCCTCCCCGTCCACGCTCTCCACCGCCGCCCGGCTGGACGTGGTGGAGGACATGCTGCTCGGCCTGGCCCACGTCCACGCCAACAACGTGATCCACCGGGCGCTCAGCCCCGCGTGCGTGCTGGTGACGGAGGAGGGCCGGGCCATGCTCACCGGGTTCGACTACGCCAAGCCGGGGCCCCGCGCGCACACCGTGGCCAACGAGCTGCCCAACGTCCTCGACACCCACTACGCCGCCCCCGAATGCCAGGCCATGCCCGAGCGGATGACGGCCGCCTCCGACGTGTACGCGGCCGGGGTGATCGCCTTCCAACTGCTGACCGGGAAGCTCCCGCCGATCACCCCCGACGCCGAGCCCGCCTCCGGCGAGGCGCCCGTGGAGGTCATGGACCTGCTGCGGCGCATGCGCGACCACGCGACGCACAAGCGTCCCGCCGCCGCCGAGGTCCTGGCCGACCTGCGCCGGGCACGGCGGCCCCGCCCGCCGGAGCCCGTCCCCCGGGTCGCCGCCCCCCAGATGCCCGCCCCGCAGCACCTCGCCGTACCAGCCGACCCCGCCGTACCGGACCTCGCCGTGTCGGACCTCGCCGCGTCGGACCTCGCCGCGTCGGACCCTCGCCCCCAGGATGTCCGGCCACGGCACGCCGGCCACCCTCAGGCCCCGGACCCCCGGGGCCCCGGCGCGGCGGGCATCGTCACGGCGGACCCCGGCGCGGCGGACCCCGGGCGACCGGAGACCCGCGGGCCGGAACGCCACCCGCGGGACGCCCGTCCCCAGGCACCCGCGCGGTACGGGGACGAGCGCCCCGAGGGCGTACCGGCGCGGGAGCCGCTGATCGACAGGCTCAGGACGAGATTCCGGCGTATCACCGGAAAACAGCCGTGA